The Gordonia terrae genome contains the following window.
GCATCGTCACGAACGGAGCGCGGTTGCGGGCGGTCTTCTCGTAGTCGACGAGCGCCATCAGATCGTCGATGGCCACCGAGCGGAGTCGGGCGCGCAGTTGAGCGAGGGTCAAGGAGTCGTAGTCGATGAGTTCGACGATCTCGGGACCCGAGCCGTTGGAGGCGCCCACCGCCTCGGCGCCCGGCACCTCGGCCGCGACGACGTCGTCGGGGGTCGAGCTGTACAGCGCGAAGCGTCCGGCGTCGGCTCGCGGCGGCGCGGCGAGATCGGCGTCGGTGGCGGCCTCCTCGACCTCGTCGTCGATGCTGGTCGGTGCGGGGGTCTTGGCTGCCGGCTCGCGATCCGGGGTCGGTGTGGCGGGAGCGGGCGTCGAGTCCGGCTCGGGGGCCTCCGCCTCGTCCTCGTCGAAGCGCGCCCACTCGGGCTGCTCGTCGGGTCGGTCGAAGAACATCTCGAGAGCGGCGTCGCCCTTGATGGCCAGTTCGGCGATGTTCTGCTGCGCCCGCATGCCGGCCTGCAGTGTCTGGCTGACCGCGGTCATCGGCAAGGTGATGAGGAGCGCCGGGAGCTTCCGTGTCTCCTCGAGGGCGGTGACGATCAGACCTGCGGCTATCCGGGCCGGGTATGGTGCGCGATCCATGCCAACACTCTGCCATCACGGGCAACGCCGCGTAACCCGTACCCTGGGAAGCATGTCTGAGACGAAGCGTGTCCTGCTCGCCGAACCCCGGGGCTACTGCGCTGGTGTCGACCGTGCGGTGGAGACCGTCGAGCGTGCGCTCGACAAGCACGGCGCTCCCGTCTACGTGCGCAAGGAGATCGTCCACAACCGGCACGTCGTGGAGACCCTCGCCGAGCGCGGTGCGATCTTCGTGGGCGAGACCGACGAGGTGCCCGAGGGTGCGATCGTCGTCTTCTCGGCGCACGGGGTCTCCCCGCTGGTCCACCAGACAGCCGCCGAACGCAACCTGCGGACGATCGACGCGACCTGTCCGCTGGTCACCAAGGTCCACCAGGAGGCCAAGCGGTTCGCGCGCGACGACTACGACATCCTGCTGATCGGTCACGAGGGCCACGAGGAGGTCGAGGGCACGGCCGGTGAGGCCCCCGAACACATCCAGCTGGTCGACGGCCCCGACAGTGTGGACTCGGTCACGGTGCGCGACGAGTCCAAGCTCGTGTGGCTGTCGCAGACCACCCTCTCCGTCGACGAGACCATGGAGACCGTCCGGCGCCTGCGGGAGAAGTTCCCGCTGCTCAACGACCCGCCGAGCGACGACATC
Protein-coding sequences here:
- a CDS encoding lipid droplet-associated protein, translated to MDRAPYPARIAAGLIVTALEETRKLPALLITLPMTAVSQTLQAGMRAQQNIAELAIKGDAALEMFFDRPDEQPEWARFDEDEAEAPEPDSTPAPATPTPDREPAAKTPAPTSIDDEVEEAATDADLAAPPRADAGRFALYSSTPDDVVAAEVPGAEAVGASNGSGPEIVELIDYDSLTLAQLRARLRSVAIDDLMALVDYEKTARNRAPFVTMLDNRIAAQNKRSTEA
- a CDS encoding 4-hydroxy-3-methylbut-2-enyl diphosphate reductase, which produces MSETKRVLLAEPRGYCAGVDRAVETVERALDKHGAPVYVRKEIVHNRHVVETLAERGAIFVGETDEVPEGAIVVFSAHGVSPLVHQTAAERNLRTIDATCPLVTKVHQEAKRFARDDYDILLIGHEGHEEVEGTAGEAPEHIQLVDGPDSVDSVTVRDESKLVWLSQTTLSVDETMETVRRLREKFPLLNDPPSDDICYATQNRQVAVKAMAPECDLVIVVGSQNSSNSVRLVEVALQAGARAGHLVDYAREIDETWLEGVTTVGVTSGASVPEVLVRGVLDYLAERGYGTVETVNTANETLTFALPRELRPARSSS